The Mesorhizobium loti genome includes a region encoding these proteins:
- a CDS encoding thermonuclease family protein produces MVPVMAAMVVTGGRTLKGSDSVVTVDQLDPGADTIAQQGADTAPEEPATSAIAAPQPPQPASHSRAIDPEIVAPPELPAEGLERVEPREPLSKLALAVPPKPKMPDDWNGTKLFQPVAPAAGLIEAKGYSVAVSGIDIVRQDETCGEDGKTWPCGVRARTAFRAFLRGRAVVCTVPPDGGRDLIAAECRIGKQDIGQWLVENGWARAAKGGPYVEAGDKARTAKKGIFGSAPDLSGLPAMPAAPSPAPQAPSSILEEVDGVLKPADQPVPAQ; encoded by the coding sequence ATGGTCCCGGTGATGGCGGCCATGGTCGTCACTGGCGGTCGCACGCTGAAAGGAAGCGACAGCGTCGTCACGGTGGATCAGCTTGATCCGGGCGCCGATACGATCGCGCAGCAAGGCGCCGATACGGCCCCTGAAGAGCCGGCCACATCGGCCATAGCAGCTCCACAGCCGCCACAGCCGGCGTCACATTCGAGGGCGATCGATCCCGAAATTGTCGCCCCACCGGAACTGCCCGCCGAGGGGCTTGAACGGGTCGAGCCGCGCGAGCCATTGAGCAAGCTTGCGCTGGCCGTGCCGCCCAAGCCGAAAATGCCTGATGACTGGAATGGCACAAAGCTGTTCCAGCCGGTTGCGCCGGCCGCCGGGCTGATCGAGGCAAAGGGCTACTCGGTCGCGGTTTCCGGCATCGACATCGTCAGGCAGGACGAGACCTGCGGCGAGGACGGTAAAACCTGGCCATGCGGCGTCCGGGCGCGGACGGCGTTCCGCGCCTTCCTGCGCGGCCGCGCGGTGGTCTGCACCGTGCCGCCCGATGGCGGCCGCGACCTGATCGCCGCCGAATGCCGGATCGGCAAGCAGGATATCGGTCAATGGCTGGTCGAAAACGGCTGGGCGCGCGCCGCCAAGGGCGGGCCCTATGTCGAGGCCGGCGACAAGGCGCGCACGGCCAAGAAGGGCATTTTCGGATCGGCGCCCGATCTGTCCGGCCTGCCGGCAATGCCGGCCGCGCCGAGCCCGGCGCCTCAGGCGCCGAGTTCGATCCTGGAAGAGGTCGACGGCGTGCTCAAGCCAGCTGACCAGCCAGTGCCCGCTCAATGA
- a CDS encoding tellurite resistance TerB family protein — MGVPTFEARFKEKKLPTPHEALIYLMVITSASDRDMTDVELARIGDVVRSWPVFEDFNHDRLVGVAQACQKRLHEKDGLEGVLAEVAEVLPERLRDTAYAAAFEVAAVDLEMRMEEVRVLQLIRRQLDLDTLTVAAIGRAAKARLRTLT, encoded by the coding sequence TTGGGCGTTCCTACCTTCGAAGCCCGGTTTAAGGAGAAAAAATTGCCGACACCGCATGAAGCCCTGATCTACCTGATGGTCATCACCTCGGCCTCGGATCGCGACATGACCGATGTCGAACTGGCGCGGATCGGCGATGTCGTCCGCTCCTGGCCGGTGTTCGAGGACTTCAACCACGACAGGCTGGTCGGCGTCGCCCAGGCCTGCCAGAAGCGCCTGCACGAAAAGGACGGGCTGGAAGGCGTGCTGGCCGAAGTCGCCGAGGTCTTGCCCGAGCGCTTGCGCGATACCGCCTATGCCGCCGCCTTCGAGGTTGCCGCCGTCGATCTCGAAATGCGCATGGAAGAGGTGCGGGTGCTGCAGCTGATCCGGCGTCAGCTCGATCTCGACACGCTGACGGTCGCGGCAATAGGCCGTGCCGCCAAGGCGCGGCTGCGCACGCTGACCTGA
- a CDS encoding GcrA cell cycle regulator, translating to MNWTDERVELLRKLWSEGLSASQIAAQLGGVSRNAVIGKVHRLKLSGRGRSTATPARQKKAAQGSTVQKSVSRAATATRHVTTSIGATALQTQFDAEPVARHYIRPVENVVLPISRHLQLVELTERTCKWPNGDPLSEDFHFCGNEAAETGPYCKYHARVAFQPASERRRSR from the coding sequence ATGAACTGGACTGACGAGCGGGTAGAACTCTTGAGGAAACTGTGGTCGGAGGGTCTGAGCGCAAGCCAGATTGCCGCACAGCTTGGAGGGGTCAGCCGTAACGCGGTCATTGGCAAGGTGCACCGGCTGAAACTGTCGGGCCGCGGACGCTCGACCGCAACGCCGGCACGCCAGAAGAAGGCGGCGCAAGGATCGACCGTTCAGAAATCGGTATCACGCGCAGCAACCGCTACCCGCCACGTCACGACGTCGATCGGCGCGACGGCCTTGCAGACGCAGTTCGACGCTGAACCGGTGGCACGCCACTACATCCGCCCGGTCGAGAATGTCGTGTTGCCGATCTCGCGGCATCTGCAGCTCGTCGAGCTGACCGAGCGGACCTGCAAATGGCCGAACGGCGATCCGCTTTCGGAGGACTTCCATTTCTGCGGCAACGAGGCCGCCGAAACCGGACCCTACTGCAAGTATCACGCCCGCGTGGCATTCCAGCCGGCATCGGAGCGGCGGCGGAGCCGATAG
- the ppk2 gene encoding polyphosphate kinase 2 yields MKKTKESSAAPTSGPLKIRIDGKEREFDIENPALPDWVEDNKLTAGGYPYDKKMKSDEYDGTLEKLQIELVKAQAWLQSTGKRVMALFEGRDAAGKGGTIFVVRQYLNPRTARNVALTKPTPTELGQWYYQRYVDHFPTSGEFVTFDRSWYNRAGVEPVMGFCTPQQHEQFLEETPHFERMISNEGIHFFKFWLNIGQETQLERFHDRRYSPLKSWKFSPIDVAGITKWDDYTEVRDAMFERTHKEFAPWIIVRANDKRRARLAVMRRILLSLPYDGRDLDVIGKEDKKIIGEGPSFLGKQD; encoded by the coding sequence ATGAAAAAAACCAAGGAAAGTTCTGCCGCGCCGACTTCGGGGCCGCTGAAGATCAGGATCGACGGCAAGGAGCGGGAGTTCGACATCGAAAATCCCGCGCTTCCCGACTGGGTCGAGGACAACAAGCTGACCGCCGGCGGCTATCCCTACGACAAGAAGATGAAAAGCGACGAGTATGACGGGACGCTCGAGAAATTGCAGATCGAGCTGGTCAAGGCGCAGGCCTGGCTTCAGTCGACCGGCAAACGGGTGATGGCGCTGTTCGAGGGCCGCGACGCCGCCGGCAAGGGCGGCACGATCTTCGTGGTACGCCAATACCTCAACCCGCGTACGGCACGCAATGTGGCGCTGACCAAGCCGACCCCGACCGAGCTGGGGCAATGGTACTACCAGCGCTATGTCGATCATTTCCCGACATCGGGCGAATTCGTCACCTTCGACCGATCCTGGTACAACCGCGCCGGCGTCGAGCCGGTGATGGGTTTCTGCACGCCGCAACAGCACGAACAGTTTCTCGAGGAGACGCCGCATTTCGAGCGGATGATCTCCAACGAGGGCATCCACTTCTTCAAGTTCTGGCTGAACATCGGCCAGGAAACGCAGCTGGAGCGCTTTCACGACCGCCGCTACAGCCCGCTGAAGAGCTGGAAGTTTTCGCCGATCGACGTTGCCGGTATCACCAAGTGGGACGATTACACAGAGGTGCGCGATGCCATGTTCGAGCGCACGCACAAGGAGTTCGCGCCATGGATCATCGTGCGGGCCAATGACAAGCGACGCGCGCGGCTGGCGGTCATGCGGCGCATCCTGTTGTCGCTGCCCTATGACGGGCGCGATCTCGACGTGATCGGCAAGGAGGACAAGAAGATCATCGGCGAAGGGCCATCGTTCCTCGGCAAGCAGGATTGA
- a CDS encoding crotonase — MRSETVMSAHPQPELRNHTLVVTVSSSDGRPVLDRRAYESLARTFHEAADNEEVRVVVLRGLAGCFCLGGDFSEFLDATKHQKLIAAVTDLFRTLATFPKPILACVDGDAVGVGCTILFHCDMVIASDESTFRVPFVDFGLVPDAATSILAPQKLGYAGAFRFFCLGDTLRAEDARALGLVAEIVPGGTVEEAALGRARQLVKKPVAALLQTRGLLKGNTEALCDRIDHEISLFQQALQDDTTLRRLQRIARLAA, encoded by the coding sequence ATGAGGTCGGAGACAGTCATGAGCGCACATCCACAACCCGAACTCCGCAATCACACGCTGGTCGTCACCGTGTCGTCGAGTGACGGCCGGCCGGTGCTGGACAGGAGAGCCTATGAAAGCCTGGCAAGGACTTTCCATGAAGCCGCCGACAATGAGGAGGTGCGCGTCGTCGTGTTGCGCGGCCTGGCAGGCTGTTTCTGCCTCGGCGGCGACTTCTCCGAATTCCTCGATGCCACCAAGCACCAGAAACTGATCGCCGCCGTCACCGACCTGTTTCGCACGCTGGCGACATTTCCCAAGCCCATCCTTGCCTGCGTCGATGGCGATGCCGTCGGCGTCGGCTGCACCATCCTGTTCCATTGCGACATGGTGATCGCGTCCGATGAGAGCACGTTCAGGGTGCCGTTCGTCGATTTCGGCCTGGTGCCGGATGCAGCGACCAGCATCCTGGCGCCGCAGAAGCTCGGCTATGCCGGTGCTTTCCGCTTCTTCTGCCTCGGCGACACGCTTCGCGCCGAGGATGCCAGGGCGCTCGGCCTCGTCGCCGAGATCGTACCGGGCGGCACCGTCGAGGAAGCGGCGCTTGGCCGGGCGAGACAGCTTGTCAAGAAGCCGGTCGCCGCCCTGTTGCAGACGCGCGGCCTGTTGAAGGGGAACACCGAGGCGCTCTGCGACCGCATCGACCACGAGATTTCGCTTTTCCAGCAGGCGCTGCAGGACGACACCACGCTGCGGCGATTGCAGCGCATCGCCCGGCTCGCGGCCTGA
- the phoU gene encoding phosphate signaling complex protein PhoU → MQSVHIVSAYDEELKYLSKRIAAMGGHAERMVEQAIAALVNADPGLAQKVIRDDAVLDEGQREIDDKAIIIIAKRQPMATDLREIVGTIRISADLERVGDLAKNVAKRVVAVTDGRQPTSLFRGLEALANLALTQLKEVLDVYASRSVDKIGFVRDRDDQIDAMYTSLFRELLTYMMEDPRNITPCTHLLFCAKNIERIGDHATNIAETIYYIVTGEQLPAERPKGDKTDKIGLSGTLPVK, encoded by the coding sequence ATGCAGTCCGTGCACATCGTCAGCGCCTATGACGAGGAGCTGAAATATCTGTCGAAGCGCATCGCGGCGATGGGCGGCCATGCCGAGCGCATGGTCGAGCAGGCCATCGCCGCTTTGGTCAATGCCGACCCGGGACTGGCTCAGAAGGTCATCCGCGACGATGCCGTGCTGGATGAAGGGCAACGCGAAATCGACGACAAGGCGATCATCATCATCGCCAAGCGTCAGCCGATGGCGACGGATTTGCGCGAGATCGTCGGCACCATTCGCATCTCCGCGGACCTCGAACGGGTCGGCGACCTCGCCAAGAACGTTGCCAAGCGGGTGGTCGCCGTTACCGACGGACGCCAGCCGACCAGCCTGTTCCGCGGCCTCGAGGCCCTGGCCAACCTGGCGCTGACCCAGCTCAAGGAAGTGCTCGATGTCTATGCATCGCGCTCGGTCGACAAGATCGGTTTCGTGCGCGACCGCGACGACCAGATCGACGCCATGTACACATCGCTGTTTCGCGAATTGCTGACCTACATGATGGAAGATCCGCGCAACATCACGCCCTGCACGCATCTGCTGTTCTGCGCCAAGAACATCGAGCGCATCGGTGATCACGCCACCAACATCGCCGAGACCATCTACTACATCGTCACCGGCGAGCAGTTGCCGGCCGAGCGGCCCAAGGGCGACAAGACCGACAAGATCGGCCTTTCCGGGACGCTGCCGGTGAAGTGA
- a CDS encoding GNAT family N-acetyltransferase, with the protein MLFSLTTQELMERPDLWEAVHRLRYKIFVEEMGWDDLRRPDGLERDQFDHDEAVHQIVIRGDEVAGYQRMLPTTRPHLLTEVLTDLSEGTPPSGPNIWELTRYAVAPGFRDGRRGVSTVGTELIAGFVEWGLKRGVDKVIIEFEPMWVLRALQLHFLATPLGYQRTYGNQQVVATLLTFNEHTLDVVRSRRNHFAPVLARGYPDMLGQRRAS; encoded by the coding sequence ATGCTTTTTTCCCTTACAACCCAGGAATTGATGGAACGTCCCGACCTTTGGGAGGCCGTCCACAGGCTGCGCTACAAGATATTCGTCGAGGAGATGGGATGGGATGATCTCAGGCGCCCCGACGGGCTCGAACGCGACCAGTTCGATCATGACGAGGCAGTGCATCAGATCGTCATCAGAGGTGACGAAGTCGCGGGCTATCAAAGGATGTTGCCGACCACGAGGCCACATCTGCTGACCGAGGTTTTGACCGACCTCTCCGAAGGAACGCCGCCATCGGGCCCAAACATCTGGGAATTGACCCGCTATGCGGTGGCTCCCGGTTTTCGTGATGGCCGTCGTGGCGTCTCGACCGTCGGCACCGAACTGATCGCGGGCTTCGTCGAGTGGGGGCTGAAGCGCGGCGTCGACAAGGTGATCATCGAGTTCGAGCCGATGTGGGTGCTGCGCGCCTTGCAACTGCACTTCCTGGCGACCCCGCTGGGCTATCAGCGCACCTATGGCAACCAGCAGGTGGTCGCCACTCTGCTCACCTTCAACGAGCACACGCTCGACGTGGTGCGGTCGCGCCGCAATCATTTTGCTCCCGTGCTGGCCAGGGGATATCCCGACATGCTCGGCCAAAGGCGAGCGTCATGA
- a CDS encoding magnesium and cobalt transport protein CorA → MENVRNLTPASAPTSGIIACGVYTAGRRIADIPIEEAGEWAKKSGHVVWIGLLEPDRNLLLRVQAQFHLHELAIEDAEHPHQRPKIEQYGDALFIVARTAQLIDGRVTFGETHLFVGSGYIVSVRHGPSTSYAAVRQHWESCPHSLAKGEDFVLYAILDFIVDNYMPVLEQIEDEVEAIEDKILLKPMTGPDIERLYMLRRDLLRLRNAALPLVEVCRRLTSAELPQIHTAMHPLFRDVTDHIRTVQEKIDSLREVLAFAFEASLLVGQSQETANTKKLASWAAILAVPTALAGIYGMNFSDMPELKMEYGYPVVLATIALICAFLYWRFRKNGWL, encoded by the coding sequence ATGGAAAATGTTCGGAACCTGACCCCGGCGTCTGCGCCGACATCCGGCATTATCGCTTGCGGCGTCTACACGGCCGGGCGCCGCATCGCCGACATCCCCATCGAGGAAGCCGGCGAATGGGCAAAAAAATCCGGACATGTCGTCTGGATTGGCCTGCTCGAGCCCGACCGCAACCTGCTGCTTCGCGTCCAGGCGCAGTTTCACCTGCATGAGCTGGCGATCGAGGATGCCGAGCACCCGCACCAGCGGCCGAAGATCGAACAATATGGCGACGCCTTGTTCATCGTCGCCCGCACCGCGCAGCTGATCGACGGCCGGGTCACCTTCGGCGAGACCCATTTGTTCGTCGGTAGCGGCTACATCGTCAGCGTCAGGCACGGTCCCTCGACGTCCTATGCCGCCGTTCGTCAGCACTGGGAAAGCTGCCCGCACTCGCTGGCCAAGGGCGAGGATTTCGTCCTCTACGCCATTCTCGATTTCATCGTCGACAATTACATGCCGGTGCTCGAGCAGATCGAGGACGAGGTCGAGGCGATCGAGGACAAGATTCTGCTGAAGCCGATGACCGGTCCCGATATCGAGCGGCTCTATATGCTGCGCCGCGATCTCCTGCGCCTGCGCAATGCGGCGCTACCGCTGGTCGAAGTCTGCCGCCGGCTGACCAGCGCCGAGCTGCCGCAGATCCATACGGCCATGCACCCGCTGTTTCGCGACGTCACCGACCACATCCGCACCGTCCAGGAGAAGATCGACAGCCTGCGCGAGGTGCTGGCGTTCGCTTTTGAAGCCAGCCTTCTGGTCGGCCAGAGCCAGGAAACGGCGAACACCAAGAAGCTCGCCTCATGGGCCGCCATCCTGGCGGTGCCGACGGCGCTCGCCGGTATCTACGGTATGAATTTCAGCGATATGCCGGAACTGAAGATGGAATACGGCTATCCGGTGGTTCTGGCCACGATCGCGCTGATCTGCGCGTTCCTCTACTGGCGGTTCCGCAAGAATGGGTGGCTGTGA
- a CDS encoding lysine--tRNA ligase, translating to MAGSNIIDLNPELLAAAAESKAWPFEEAKKIIERYKGADFPQTILFETGYGPSGLPHIGTFGEVARTSMVRHAFRVLTQDKVATKLLCFSDDMDGMRKIPDNVPDRAALEQHLHKPLSSVPNPFGDDYASFADHNNAMLCRFLDTFGFDYEFASATQYYRSGRFDAMLKRAAERYDQIMAVMLPTLGPERQATYSPFLPISPKSGRVLYVPMKHVDAEAGTITFDDEGTETTLSITGGRVKLQWKPDFGMRWAALGVDFEMFGKDHQTNAVVYDRICNILGGRAPEHFVYELFLDENGQKISKSKGNGLTIDEWLTYAPTESLGLYMYQRPRQAKKLYFDVIPRAVDEYYTFLAAYPRQDWKERLGNPVWHMHDGNPPAIDMPVPFSLLLNLVSASNAQNKDVLWGFISRHTQGVTPKTHPELDQLVGHAIRYFDDFVKPTKTFRPADEVEREALQALDKALGELPAGANGEAIQNASLNVARKIERYQDHSKQSPEGGPGVSGAFFQMIYQVLIGQERGPRFGSFAALYGIAETRALIERALAGQLA from the coding sequence ATGGCGGGATCAAACATCATCGATCTCAATCCCGAGCTGCTGGCGGCCGCGGCCGAGAGCAAGGCGTGGCCATTCGAAGAAGCCAAAAAGATCATCGAGCGCTACAAAGGCGCCGACTTTCCGCAGACAATCCTGTTCGAGACCGGCTACGGACCGTCCGGCCTGCCGCATATCGGCACGTTCGGCGAGGTGGCGCGCACGTCTATGGTGCGCCATGCCTTCCGCGTCCTGACGCAGGACAAGGTTGCGACCAAGCTGCTGTGCTTTTCCGACGATATGGACGGCATGCGCAAGATACCCGACAACGTGCCGGATCGCGCCGCACTCGAGCAGCATTTGCACAAGCCGCTGTCCTCGGTCCCCAATCCGTTCGGCGACGACTATGCCAGCTTCGCCGACCACAACAATGCGATGCTGTGCCGCTTCCTCGACACGTTCGGCTTCGACTACGAGTTCGCCAGCGCGACGCAATACTACAGGTCCGGCCGTTTCGACGCGATGCTCAAGCGCGCCGCCGAGCGCTACGACCAGATCATGGCGGTGATGCTGCCGACGCTCGGCCCGGAGCGGCAGGCGACCTACAGCCCGTTCCTGCCGATTTCGCCGAAGAGTGGCCGCGTGCTTTACGTGCCGATGAAGCATGTCGACGCCGAGGCCGGCACCATCACCTTCGACGACGAGGGCACCGAGACCACGCTTTCGATCACCGGCGGCCGCGTGAAGCTGCAGTGGAAGCCGGATTTCGGCATGCGCTGGGCAGCCCTTGGCGTCGATTTCGAAATGTTCGGCAAGGACCACCAGACCAATGCGGTGGTCTACGACCGCATCTGCAACATTCTGGGCGGCCGGGCGCCGGAGCATTTCGTCTACGAACTGTTCCTCGACGAGAACGGCCAGAAGATCTCGAAGTCGAAGGGGAACGGGCTGACCATCGACGAGTGGCTGACCTATGCGCCGACCGAAAGCCTCGGGCTCTACATGTACCAGCGCCCGCGGCAGGCCAAGAAGCTGTATTTCGACGTCATCCCGCGGGCTGTGGACGAATACTATACCTTCCTCGCCGCGTATCCCCGGCAGGACTGGAAGGAACGGCTGGGCAACCCGGTCTGGCATATGCATGACGGCAACCCGCCGGCCATCGACATGCCGGTGCCGTTCTCTCTGCTGCTCAATCTGGTCAGCGCTTCCAACGCGCAGAACAAGGATGTGCTGTGGGGCTTCATCTCACGCCACACGCAAGGGGTGACGCCAAAGACGCATCCCGAGCTCGACCAGTTGGTCGGCCATGCGATCCGCTATTTCGACGATTTCGTGAAGCCGACGAAAACCTTCCGCCCGGCCGACGAGGTCGAGCGCGAGGCGCTGCAAGCCCTCGACAAGGCGCTTGGCGAATTGCCGGCAGGCGCCAATGGCGAAGCGATCCAGAACGCCTCGCTCAACGTCGCACGCAAGATCGAACGCTATCAGGATCATTCCAAGCAGAGTCCGGAGGGTGGCCCCGGCGTCTCGGGCGCCTTCTTCCAGATGATCTATCAGGTGCTGATCGGCCAGGAGCGCGGCCCACGCTTCGGTTCGTTCGCAGCGCTCTACGGCATTGCCGAGACGCGGGCGCTCATTGAGCGGGCACTGGCTGGTCAGCTGGCTTGA
- a CDS encoding two-component sensor histidine kinase, which translates to MADLDAEQRGIAQTMATRLWNSRWLLAAGIVAVVIVYALAGISAYVVLAALLLLLVAAILPATGARQSTESGAAIEATGLQRLSGEYLAAAVADPLIIFDRTATIVHANAAAFAAFGGIAPGMSLSLKFRAPEMQALLDGVLSGDVASDVVDYTEKLPVERAYRVSASSVGHATDLYVLVFKDQSEARRIDRMRADFIANASHELRTPLASIAGFIETLRGPARNDPAARDQFLQIMQSQTGRMARLIDDLLSLSRLEMKPYLKPGTEVDLRETIDSVIDSLGPLARENSVAIERDFAEGPLDVPGDRDELFQVFENLLENACKYGQSGGRVTVSIARSDAGSEPGIDVTIRDFGPGIPEEHIPRITERFYRVDVETSRTQKGTGLGLSIVKHILTRHNARLSIKSEVGKGAAFSVHLPTH; encoded by the coding sequence ATGGCTGACCTGGATGCAGAGCAGAGAGGCATCGCGCAAACCATGGCCACACGGCTGTGGAACAGCCGCTGGCTGCTTGCGGCCGGCATCGTCGCGGTCGTCATTGTCTATGCCTTGGCCGGGATTTCAGCCTATGTCGTCCTCGCGGCGCTGCTCCTGCTGCTTGTCGCGGCGATACTGCCGGCCACCGGCGCGCGCCAATCCACCGAGAGCGGCGCTGCCATCGAGGCCACCGGCCTGCAGCGGCTTTCCGGTGAATATCTGGCCGCCGCGGTCGCCGATCCTCTGATCATCTTCGACCGGACCGCCACCATCGTGCATGCCAATGCCGCCGCTTTCGCCGCCTTCGGCGGGATCGCGCCGGGCATGTCGCTGTCGTTGAAGTTCCGGGCGCCGGAAATGCAGGCGCTGCTGGACGGTGTGCTGTCGGGCGACGTCGCCTCCGATGTCGTCGACTATACGGAAAAGCTGCCGGTCGAACGGGCCTACCGGGTGAGCGCGTCCTCGGTCGGTCACGCCACCGATCTTTATGTGCTGGTGTTCAAGGACCAGAGCGAAGCGCGCAGGATCGACCGCATGCGCGCCGACTTCATCGCCAATGCCAGCCACGAACTGCGCACGCCGCTCGCCTCCATCGCCGGCTTCATCGAAACGCTGCGCGGGCCAGCCCGCAATGACCCGGCGGCGCGCGATCAGTTCCTGCAGATCATGCAGAGCCAGACCGGCCGCATGGCGCGCCTGATCGACGATTTGCTGTCGCTGTCGCGGCTCGAGATGAAGCCCTATCTGAAACCTGGAACCGAGGTCGATCTGCGCGAAACCATCGACAGCGTCATCGATTCACTCGGACCGCTGGCCAGGGAAAACAGCGTTGCCATCGAGCGGGACTTTGCCGAAGGGCCGCTTGATGTGCCGGGCGATCGCGACGAGCTTTTCCAGGTTTTCGAGAACCTCCTGGAAAACGCCTGCAAATACGGCCAGTCGGGCGGGCGCGTGACGGTGTCGATCGCGCGCAGCGATGCCGGCTCTGAACCCGGCATCGACGTGACCATCAGGGATTTTGGCCCCGGCATACCCGAGGAGCACATTCCGCGCATCACCGAGCGCTTCTACCGCGTCGATGTCGAGACCAGCCGCACCCAGAAAGGCACCGGCCTTGGCCTGTCGATCGTCAAGCATATCCTGACGCGCCACAACGCCAGGCTTTCGATCAAGTCCGAGGTCGGCAAGGGCGCGGCCTTCTCGGTTCATTTGCCGACGCACTGA
- a CDS encoding transporter substrate-binding domain-containing protein codes for MAFQWRSFALAMLIGLLSFADGARAAAPQVPVLWDAKERLPKPDLSALPRLRFLTTTDFPPFNFLDGSGKLSGLHIDLARAICAELGIVEKCQIQALPWSELEGALQKGEGEAIIAGIAATPESRATYAFSRPYLQFPARFIMPKSKALTEPVFDKLHGKRVGVISGSAHERMLRDYFNTVQVVTFDRPEDLYNDLKAGKVDAAFGDGMRLAFWLGGSDAAGCCRFAGGPYLAPEYLGTGMAIATKADNPALAAAMDYALQEISMKGTFAEFYLRYFPVSFF; via the coding sequence TTGGCGTTCCAGTGGAGGTCCTTCGCCCTTGCGATGCTGATCGGTTTGCTGTCGTTCGCCGATGGCGCGCGCGCCGCGGCGCCTCAGGTTCCGGTTCTGTGGGATGCCAAGGAGCGGCTGCCCAAGCCGGACCTTTCGGCGCTGCCCCGGCTGAGATTCCTGACCACCACGGACTTCCCACCCTTCAATTTCCTCGACGGCTCGGGAAAGCTGTCCGGCCTCCACATCGATCTGGCACGCGCCATCTGCGCCGAGCTTGGCATCGTCGAAAAGTGCCAGATCCAGGCCTTGCCCTGGAGCGAGCTGGAGGGCGCACTGCAGAAAGGCGAAGGCGAGGCGATCATCGCCGGCATCGCCGCAACGCCGGAATCGCGCGCGACCTATGCCTTCTCGCGCCCCTATCTGCAGTTTCCGGCACGCTTCATCATGCCGAAGAGCAAGGCGCTGACCGAACCCGTCTTTGACAAATTGCACGGCAAGCGCGTCGGCGTCATATCCGGCTCAGCGCATGAGCGCATGCTGCGCGACTATTTCAACACGGTTCAGGTCGTCACTTTCGACAGACCGGAAGACCTTTACAACGATCTCAAGGCCGGCAAGGTCGACGCGGCCTTCGGCGACGGCATGCGCCTGGCCTTCTGGCTGGGCGGCTCGGATGCCGCGGGCTGCTGCCGCTTTGCCGGCGGGCCCTATCTGGCGCCCGAGTATCTGGGCACGGGCATGGCCATCGCCACCAAAGCGGACAATCCAGCGCTGGCCGCCGCGATGGACTACGCCTTGCAGGAGATTTCGATGAAAGGCACGTTCGCCGAATTCTACCTGCGCTATTTCCCGGTCAGCTTTTTCTAG
- a CDS encoding LuxR family transcriptional regulator, which yields MSQFDRTLEFIDQLQHAATAAAVCERLLGITSDFGLTALMAGTVPQPGTPAGQQKQHVLLCDWPGEWLERYVARNYVDHDPVVSHMKQLQAPFQWREASQSIRIDKSSGEVMGDAGAFKLRDGLAFPLITLDGQIVMVSLGGEAVELSAAEFGQVSLVSTYAVGRAMQLHTMASKTIDHIVLTPRERECLQWAAVGKSEWEISQILGISEHTSEKHLLNAKSKLGAVNRVQAVAEAIRRGYIS from the coding sequence ATGAGTCAGTTCGATCGCACGCTGGAATTCATAGACCAACTGCAGCACGCCGCAACGGCGGCGGCAGTCTGCGAAAGGCTGCTGGGCATAACGTCGGATTTCGGTCTCACCGCACTGATGGCGGGAACCGTACCGCAGCCAGGCACGCCGGCCGGCCAGCAAAAGCAGCATGTGCTTCTCTGCGACTGGCCTGGCGAGTGGCTCGAGCGCTATGTGGCACGCAACTATGTCGATCACGACCCCGTCGTCAGCCACATGAAACAGCTGCAGGCGCCCTTCCAGTGGCGCGAGGCGTCGCAGAGCATCCGCATAGACAAGAGCAGTGGCGAAGTGATGGGCGATGCCGGCGCCTTCAAACTGCGCGATGGGCTGGCCTTCCCGCTGATCACGCTCGACGGCCAGATCGTCATGGTGTCACTGGGCGGCGAGGCCGTGGAATTGTCCGCTGCCGAGTTCGGCCAGGTGTCGCTGGTGTCGACCTACGCGGTTGGCCGCGCCATGCAACTCCACACCATGGCGAGCAAGACCATCGATCATATCGTGCTGACGCCGCGTGAGCGCGAATGCCTGCAATGGGCCGCCGTCGGCAAGTCCGAATGGGAGATTTCGCAAATCCTCGGCATCTCCGAACACACCTCGGAGAAACATCTTCTTAACGCCAAAAGCAAACTCGGTGCCGTCAACCGGGTTCAAGCTGTCGCCGAAGCGATAAGGCGAGGCTACATTAGTTAG